From Bradyrhizobium sp. NDS-1, the proteins below share one genomic window:
- the fixL gene encoding sensor protein FixL, translated as MSPSRVTHPQDDARGEYFRVRIEGFGVGTWDLDLNTRELDWSETAGILLGVARGQPRSYDLFMSRLEPGDRERVETAIKRVSERGGGFDLSFRVVGESESGQWIRARAGVIRDEAGAARHLSGIFLDIDEEKQVEEALRTRETHLRSILHTIPDAMIVIGGNSIIQLFSTAAERLFGWSEHEAIGQNVSILMPEPDRARHDSYIARYRSSHDPHIIGIGRIVTGRRRDGTTFPMHLSIGEMQSGGEPYFTGFVRDLTEHQQTQARLQELQSELVHVSRLSAMGEMASALAHELNQPLAAISNYMKGSRRLLAGSTDPNTPKIESALDRASEQAVRAGQIIRRLRDFVSRGESEKRVETLSKLIEEAGALGLAGAREQNVQLRFSLDPDADLVLADRVQIQQVLVNLFRNALEAMAQSPRRELAVTNARVSDDMIEVEVSDTGSGFQDDVIPNLFQTFFTTKETGMGVGLSISRSIIEAHGGLMVAESNASGGATFRFTLPAADET; from the coding sequence TTGTCGCCGAGCCGCGTCACGCATCCACAAGACGACGCTCGCGGCGAATATTTTCGCGTCCGAATCGAAGGATTCGGCGTTGGCACCTGGGATCTCGACCTCAACACGCGGGAGCTGGACTGGTCGGAAACCGCCGGTATCTTGCTCGGCGTCGCGCGGGGCCAGCCGCGGAGCTACGACCTGTTTATGTCCCGCCTCGAGCCCGGGGACCGCGAGCGGGTCGAGACGGCGATCAAGCGCGTCTCCGAGCGGGGCGGCGGGTTCGACCTGTCTTTCCGGGTCGTAGGCGAATCAGAGAGTGGGCAATGGATCCGCGCCCGGGCGGGAGTCATTCGCGATGAAGCCGGCGCCGCCCGTCATCTCAGCGGTATCTTTCTGGACATCGACGAGGAGAAGCAGGTCGAGGAGGCGCTGCGCACCCGCGAGACTCACCTCCGCTCGATCCTACACACCATTCCCGATGCGATGATCGTCATCGGCGGCAACAGCATCATCCAGCTGTTCAGCACGGCCGCGGAGCGGCTGTTCGGCTGGTCCGAGCACGAGGCGATCGGACAGAACGTCAGCATTTTGATGCCGGAGCCCGACCGCGCCCGCCATGACAGCTACATCGCCCGCTATCGCTCCAGCCACGATCCGCACATCATCGGCATCGGTCGCATCGTCACCGGCAGACGCCGCGACGGGACCACCTTCCCGATGCACCTGTCGATCGGCGAGATGCAGTCGGGCGGCGAGCCTTATTTCACCGGGTTCGTCCGCGACCTCACCGAGCATCAGCAGACCCAGGCGCGGCTCCAGGAATTGCAGTCGGAGCTCGTCCATGTCTCGCGGCTGAGCGCGATGGGCGAGATGGCGTCCGCGCTCGCGCATGAGCTGAACCAACCGCTGGCGGCGATCAGCAATTACATGAAGGGCTCGCGGCGACTGCTCGCCGGCAGTACCGATCCGAACACGCCGAAGATCGAGAGCGCGCTGGATCGCGCCTCGGAGCAGGCCGTGCGTGCAGGCCAGATCATCCGGCGCTTGCGCGACTTCGTTTCCCGCGGCGAGTCCGAAAAGCGGGTCGAAACCCTGTCCAAACTGATCGAGGAAGCCGGCGCGCTGGGACTAGCCGGCGCACGCGAGCAGAACGTGCAGCTCCGTTTCAGCCTCGATCCGGACGCCGATCTCGTCCTTGCCGACCGCGTGCAGATCCAGCAGGTGCTGGTCAATCTGTTCCGCAACGCGCTGGAAGCGATGGCGCAGTCGCCACGGCGTGAGCTCGCCGTCACCAACGCCCGCGTCAGCGACGATATGATCGAGGTGGAGGTGTCCGACACCGGTTCCGGCTTTCAGGACGACGTCATTCCAAATCTGTTCCAGACCTTCTTCACCACCAAAGAGACCGGCATGGGCGTCGGACTGTCGATCAGCCGCTCGATCATCGAGGCTCACGGCGGCCTCATGGTGGCCGAAAGCAACGCATCGGGGGGCGCGACATTCCGCTTCACCCTCCCAGCAGCCGATGAGACCTGA
- a CDS encoding HPP family protein: MYKFLEQTVDGYMTRDVRMVKRDLDLLELSEMFERDDFNSYPVEDDGQVVGIVTKFDILKGFALTPSQMLPRYHDLTSRKVGDVMAPEFIYVSSDTKLTRVLQIMVEHRIRSVIVLNSRQKLVGIIAREDVIAALKATARD; the protein is encoded by the coding sequence GTGTACAAGTTTCTTGAGCAGACCGTCGACGGCTACATGACGCGCGACGTCCGGATGGTGAAGCGCGATCTCGACCTGCTCGAACTCAGCGAGATGTTCGAGCGCGACGATTTCAACTCCTATCCAGTCGAGGACGACGGGCAGGTCGTCGGCATCGTCACCAAATTCGACATCCTGAAGGGCTTCGCCCTCACGCCGAGCCAGATGCTGCCGCGCTATCACGATCTGACGAGCCGCAAAGTCGGTGACGTCATGGCGCCTGAATTCATTTATGTCAGTTCCGACACCAAGTTGACGCGCGTGCTCCAGATCATGGTCGAGCACCGCATCAGGAGCGTCATCGTGCTCAACAGCCGCCAGAAGCTGGTCGGAATCATCGCCCGTGAGGACGTCATCGCCGCACTCAAGGCGACCGCGCGCGACTGA
- the ccoN gene encoding cytochrome-c oxidase, cbb3-type subunit I, whose amino-acid sequence MSQPSISKSMTTGESGLALVFAVTAFLCLIASAKALDAPFAFHAALSAAASLAAVFCIVNRYFDRPAELPPAEINGRPNYNMGPIKFSSFMAMFWGIAGFLVGLIIASQLAWPALNFDLPWTSFGRLRPLHTSAVIFAFGGNVLIATSFYVVQKTCRVRLAGDLAPWFVVVGYNFFILIAGTGYLLGVTQSKEYAEPEWYADLWLTIVWVTYLLVFLGTIIKRKEPHIFVANWFYLAFIVTIAVLHLGNNPALPVSVFGSKSYVAWGGIQDAMFQWWYGHNAVGFFLTAGFLAIMYYFIPKRAERPIYSYRLSIIHFWALIFLYIWAGPHHLHYTALPDWTQTLGMTFSIMLWMPSWGGMINGLMTLSGAWDKLRTDPVLRMLVVSVAFYGMSTFEGPMMSIKVVNSLSHYTDWTIGHVHSGALGWVGFVSFGALYCLVPWAWNRKELYSVKLVNWHFWIATLGIVLYISAMWVSGILQGLMWRAYTSLGFLEYSFIETVEAMHPFYIIRAAGGALFLIGALIMAYNLWMTVRTGEQEVQMPVALQPAE is encoded by the coding sequence ATGAGCCAGCCATCTATCTCAAAATCCATGACAACAGGTGAAAGCGGCCTGGCGCTCGTGTTTGCGGTCACCGCCTTCCTCTGCTTGATCGCCTCAGCCAAGGCGCTCGATGCGCCGTTCGCGTTCCATGCCGCGCTCAGCGCGGCGGCGAGCCTGGCCGCCGTGTTCTGCATCGTCAACCGCTACTTCGATCGGCCGGCAGAGCTGCCGCCGGCGGAGATCAACGGGCGCCCCAACTACAATATGGGGCCGATCAAGTTCTCGTCCTTCATGGCGATGTTCTGGGGCATTGCGGGCTTCCTTGTCGGCCTCATCATCGCCTCGCAACTGGCCTGGCCCGCGCTGAACTTCGATCTGCCCTGGACCAGTTTTGGCCGCTTGCGGCCGCTGCACACCTCGGCCGTGATCTTCGCCTTCGGCGGCAATGTGCTGATCGCAACATCGTTCTACGTGGTGCAGAAGACCTGCCGCGTACGCCTCGCGGGCGACCTCGCACCCTGGTTCGTCGTGGTGGGCTACAACTTCTTCATCCTGATCGCCGGCACCGGCTATCTGCTCGGCGTCACCCAGTCCAAGGAATATGCGGAGCCGGAATGGTACGCCGATCTCTGGCTGACCATTGTCTGGGTCACTTATCTCCTCGTCTTCCTCGGCACGATCATCAAGCGCAAGGAACCGCACATCTTCGTCGCGAACTGGTTCTATCTCGCCTTCATCGTGACGATCGCGGTGCTGCATCTCGGCAATAATCCAGCACTTCCCGTCTCGGTGTTCGGCTCGAAATCCTACGTCGCCTGGGGCGGCATCCAGGACGCCATGTTCCAGTGGTGGTACGGCCACAACGCGGTCGGCTTCTTCCTGACCGCCGGCTTCCTCGCCATCATGTACTACTTCATCCCCAAGCGCGCCGAGCGGCCGATCTATTCCTACCGTCTCTCGATCATCCATTTCTGGGCGCTGATCTTCCTCTATATCTGGGCAGGTCCCCATCATCTGCACTACACGGCGCTGCCGGACTGGACGCAGACGCTCGGCATGACCTTCTCGATCATGCTGTGGATGCCGTCCTGGGGCGGCATGATCAACGGCCTGATGACGCTGTCGGGGGCCTGGGACAAGCTGCGCACCGACCCCGTGCTGCGCATGCTCGTGGTCTCCGTCGCCTTCTACGGCATGTCGACCTTCGAAGGCCCGATGATGTCGATCAAGGTGGTCAATTCGCTCAGCCACTACACCGACTGGACCATCGGCCACGTGCATTCCGGCGCGCTCGGCTGGGTCGGCTTCGTCTCCTTCGGCGCGCTCTACTGCCTGGTGCCGTGGGCCTGGAATCGCAAGGAGCTCTACAGCGTGAAGCTCGTCAACTGGCACTTTTGGATCGCGACGCTCGGCATCGTCCTCTACATCTCGGCGATGTGGGTGTCCGGCATCCTCCAGGGCCTGATGTGGCGCGCCTACACCTCGCTCGGCTTCCTCGAATACTCCTTCATCGAGACCGTCGAGGCGATGCATCCCTTCTACATCATCCGTGCCGCCGGCGGCGCGCTGTTCCTGATCGGCGCGCTGATCATGGCCTACAATCTCTGGATGACGGTTCGCACAGGCGAACAGGAAGTCCAGATGCCCGTCGCTCTTCAGCCGGCGGAGTGA
- the ccoO gene encoding cytochrome-c oxidase, cbb3-type subunit II: MSFWTRHQVFEKSSIILVVGILLVIAIGGLVEITPLFYLKSTIEVVDGIRPYTPLELAGRNVYVREGCYLCHSQMIRPLRDEVERYGHFSLAAESMFDHPFQWGSKRTGPDLARVGAKYSDDWHVAHLTNPRAIVPQSVMPGYPFLAQTEVDPDTIADHMRTLRTVGVPYTDDQIANAGADMKAQADPDNAGTDAFSKRYAKAVVRNFDGKTGTPTEMDALIAYLQMLGTLVDFKIYNEKANLR, from the coding sequence ATGTCGTTCTGGACACGCCACCAAGTCTTCGAAAAGAGCTCGATCATCCTGGTCGTCGGCATTCTGCTAGTGATCGCGATCGGCGGTCTCGTCGAGATCACGCCGCTGTTCTACCTCAAAAGCACGATCGAGGTAGTCGACGGCATCAGGCCGTACACGCCGCTGGAGCTGGCGGGCCGCAATGTCTACGTCCGCGAAGGCTGCTATCTCTGTCATTCGCAGATGATCCGGCCGCTGCGTGACGAGGTCGAGCGCTACGGCCACTTCTCGCTGGCCGCCGAGAGCATGTTCGACCATCCGTTCCAATGGGGCTCGAAGCGCACCGGTCCTGACCTTGCCCGCGTCGGCGCCAAATATTCCGACGACTGGCACGTCGCCCATCTGACCAATCCGCGCGCGATCGTGCCGCAATCGGTGATGCCGGGCTATCCGTTCTTGGCCCAGACCGAGGTCGATCCGGACACGATCGCCGACCACATGCGCACCTTAAGGACGGTCGGCGTGCCCTATACCGACGACCAGATCGCCAACGCCGGCGCCGACATGAAGGCCCAGGCCGATCCGGACAATGCCGGCACCGATGCCTTCAGCAAGCGCTACGCCAAGGCGGTGGTGCGCAATTTCGACGGCAAGACCGGCACGCCGACCGAGATGGACGCGCTGATCGCATATCTGCAGATGCTCGGCACGCTGGTCGACTTCAAGATCTACAACGAGAAAGCCAATCTTCGCTGA
- a CDS encoding cbb3-type cytochrome c oxidase subunit 3 has translation MKAILTLDNLASSLVTTIWTPVFVAIFLAIITYAFWPRNKAAFDEAARLPLREE, from the coding sequence ATGAAAGCCATCCTGACACTCGACAATCTCGCCTCCAGTCTCGTCACCACGATCTGGACGCCGGTCTTCGTCGCGATCTTTCTCGCGATCATCACCTACGCATTCTGGCCCCGCAACAAGGCTGCGTTCGACGAAGCGGCACGCCTGCCGTTGCGGGAGGAGTAA
- the ccoP gene encoding cytochrome-c oxidase, cbb3-type subunit III, with translation MTDHHGDIDSVSGRSTTGHEWDGIKELNTPLPRWWVITFYLTIVWAIGYWIVYPAWPLISSNTTGLFGYSTRADVAVELANLEKIRGAKMVALGAASLADIEKDPALLALARAKGKTVFGDNCAPCHGSGGAGAKGYPNLNDDDWLWGGTLDQIMQTIQFGARSGHAKAHEGQMLAFGKDGVLKSDEVVTVANYVRSLSDLPTRKGYDAAKGEKIFADNCVACHGDGGKGNPEMGAPNLTDKIWLYGSDEATLIETISQGRAGVMPAWEGRLDPSTIKAMAVYVHSLGGGK, from the coding sequence ATGACCGATCATCATGGCGACATCGATTCCGTCTCCGGCAGGTCCACGACCGGGCACGAGTGGGACGGCATCAAGGAGCTCAACACGCCGCTGCCGCGCTGGTGGGTGATTACGTTCTACCTCACCATCGTCTGGGCGATCGGCTACTGGATCGTCTATCCGGCCTGGCCGCTGATCTCCAGCAATACCACAGGACTGTTCGGCTACTCGACACGCGCCGACGTCGCGGTCGAGCTCGCCAATCTCGAGAAGATCCGCGGAGCCAAGATGGTGGCGCTGGGCGCGGCCTCGCTCGCCGACATCGAGAAGGATCCCGCCTTGCTGGCGCTCGCCCGGGCCAAGGGCAAGACCGTGTTCGGCGACAATTGCGCGCCGTGTCACGGCAGCGGCGGCGCCGGCGCCAAGGGCTATCCGAACCTGAACGACGACGACTGGCTGTGGGGCGGTACGCTCGACCAGATCATGCAGACCATCCAGTTCGGCGCGCGCTCCGGCCACGCCAAGGCGCATGAAGGCCAGATGCTCGCTTTCGGCAAGGACGGCGTGCTGAAGTCGGACGAGGTCGTCACGGTTGCCAACTACGTGCGGTCCTTGTCGGACCTCCCGACCCGGAAGGGCTATGACGCCGCCAAGGGCGAGAAGATCTTCGCAGACAATTGCGTCGCCTGTCACGGCGACGGCGGCAAGGGCAACCCGGAGATGGGCGCGCCCAACCTGACCGATAAGATCTGGCTCTACGGTTCCGACGAGGCAACCCTGATCGAGACCATCAGCCAGGGCCGCGCCGGCGTCATGCCGGCCTGGGAAGGGCGGCTTGATCCTTCCACCATCAAGGCCATGGCGGTCTACGTCCACTCGCTGGGCGGCGGAAAATAG
- the ccoG gene encoding cytochrome c oxidase accessory protein CcoG has product MNKPVNPNDLTSDDDYGPLYATHKKVYPQSISGTFRRIKWGLMALCLGVYYVLPFVRWNRGLGAPSQAVLIDLPNSRFYFFFIELWPQEVYYFTGLLIVAAVALFLMNSVGGRIWCGYLCPQTVWTDLFYAVERLIEGDRRERMKKDKSSDPMKLERISEIVLKHSIWLLIAWWTGGAWVLYFNDAPTLVKELVTFQAPMIAYIWIGILTATTYVLAGSMREQVCTYMCPWPRIQAALTDEWALNVTYRYDRGEKRTSVKKAIELRALGEHAGDCVDCYQCVAVCPTGIDIRNGPQLECIQCGLCIDACDNVMTKIGRPKRLIGYDNDINIHRRQEGKAPLYRVVRPRTVVYSAIIAAVGGFMLYTLATRSLLDVNVLHDRNPVAVRLSDGSIRNAYTVRLLNKSGYERVVAIDADGPVNVTIHVVGVDSVTPDRPMIVIARDSTSELRLLVTAPADSNPEKSTPVRFHVTDIGLGEVASATDNFVAP; this is encoded by the coding sequence ATGAACAAGCCCGTGAACCCGAACGACCTCACATCGGACGACGACTACGGGCCGCTCTACGCAACCCACAAGAAGGTGTATCCCCAGAGCATCTCCGGCACCTTCCGCCGGATCAAATGGGGCCTGATGGCGCTCTGCCTCGGTGTCTACTACGTCCTGCCTTTCGTGCGCTGGAACCGCGGCCTCGGTGCTCCCAGCCAGGCGGTGCTGATCGACCTTCCCAACAGCCGCTTCTATTTCTTCTTCATCGAGCTGTGGCCGCAGGAGGTCTATTACTTCACCGGCCTCTTGATCGTCGCCGCGGTGGCGCTGTTCCTGATGAACTCGGTTGGCGGCCGCATCTGGTGCGGCTATCTCTGCCCGCAGACGGTGTGGACCGACCTGTTCTATGCTGTCGAGCGGCTGATCGAAGGCGACCGGCGCGAGCGGATGAAGAAGGACAAGTCGTCCGATCCGATGAAGCTCGAGCGCATCTCCGAGATCGTGCTCAAGCATTCGATCTGGCTCCTGATCGCCTGGTGGACCGGCGGCGCCTGGGTGCTCTACTTCAACGACGCGCCGACGCTGGTGAAGGAGCTCGTCACCTTCCAGGCGCCGATGATCGCCTATATCTGGATCGGCATCCTGACTGCTACGACCTATGTGCTCGCCGGCTCCATGCGCGAGCAGGTCTGCACCTATATGTGCCCGTGGCCGCGGATCCAGGCCGCGCTCACCGACGAATGGGCGCTCAACGTCACCTACCGCTACGACCGCGGCGAGAAGCGCACTTCGGTCAAGAAGGCTATCGAGCTGCGCGCGCTGGGCGAGCACGCCGGCGACTGCGTCGACTGCTACCAGTGCGTCGCGGTCTGCCCCACCGGCATCGATATCCGCAACGGGCCGCAGCTCGAATGCATCCAGTGCGGCCTCTGCATCGACGCCTGCGACAACGTGATGACCAAGATCGGCCGGCCGAAGCGCCTGATCGGCTACGACAACGACATCAACATCCATCGCCGCCAGGAAGGCAAGGCGCCGCTATATCGTGTCGTCCGTCCCCGCACCGTCGTCTACAGCGCGATTATCGCGGCCGTCGGCGGCTTCATGCTCTACACGTTGGCGACGCGCAGCCTGCTCGACGTCAACGTGCTGCACGACCGCAATCCGGTCGCGGTCAGGCTCAGCGATGGCTCGATCCGCAACGCCTATACAGTCCGACTCCTGAACAAGAGCGGCTACGAACGCGTCGTCGCGATCGACGCGGATGGTCCGGTCAACGTGACGATTCATGTCGTCGGCGTGGATTCGGTGACGCCGGACCGGCCGATGATCGTGATCGCCCGCGACTCCACCAGCGAGCTGCGGCTGCTCGTTACCGCGCCGGCGGACAGCAATCCGGAGAAGTCGACCCCCGTTCGCTTCCACGTCACCGATATCGGGCTCGGCGAGGTCGCCTCCGCCACCGATAATTTTGTCGCTCCTTGA
- a CDS encoding FixH family protein, which yields MASAPKPLTGTKVFLMLVAFFGVVIGVNVTMAKLAIATLPGTDVDSPYAAGLAYDREISAAQDQAARKWRVNAHIERRADGGAVLQVEARDASGQPIAGLKFGGRLERPTDKRADLAVELSQAGVGIYRGSVASVAPGQWDLVIEGDARGERVFMSRNRAILN from the coding sequence ATGGCATCCGCACCGAAGCCGCTGACCGGAACGAAGGTGTTCCTGATGCTGGTCGCCTTTTTCGGCGTCGTGATCGGCGTCAACGTGACCATGGCGAAGCTCGCGATCGCGACGCTGCCCGGGACCGACGTCGACAGCCCTTACGCTGCGGGTCTCGCCTATGACCGCGAGATCTCGGCGGCGCAGGACCAGGCCGCGCGCAAATGGCGGGTCAACGCCCATATCGAGCGGCGCGCCGATGGCGGCGCCGTGCTTCAGGTCGAAGCGCGCGATGCGAGCGGCCAGCCGATCGCCGGACTGAAATTCGGCGGCCGCCTGGAGCGGCCGACCGACAAGCGCGCCGATCTCGCGGTCGAACTCTCCCAGGCCGGCGTCGGCATCTATCGCGGCAGCGTTGCTTCCGTCGCGCCGGGCCAGTGGGATCTCGTGATCGAGGGCGACGCGCGGGGCGAGCGTGTGTTCATGTCGCGCAACCGCGCGATCCTGAATTGA
- a CDS encoding cation-translocating P-type ATPase, which yields MQMTRDFSHYVRAAGEGLQHIDLAVEGVHCAGCMAKIERGLSAIPDVTLARVNLTDRRVALEWKQGTLDPARFIDRLEELGYKAYPYETESAEATEVAESRFLLRCLGVAAFATMNVMMLSIPVWSGNVSDMLPEQRDFFHWLSALIALPAAVYAGQPFFRSAWRALSAKTTNMDVPISIGVCLALGMSVVETINHAEHAYFDAAIMLLTFLLVGRFLDQNMRRRTRAVAGNLAALKAETAAKFVGPDEISQVPVAAIHPGDIVLLRPGERCAVDGTVIEGHSEIDQSLITGETLYVTAEHDTPVYAGSMNISGTLRVRVSAASEATLLAEITRLLDNALQARSRYMRLADRASRLYAPVVHATALITILGWVIAGASWHDAIVTGVAVLIITCPCALGLAIPTVQTIASGAMFKSGVLLNSGDAIERLAEVDHVIFDKTGTLTLPDLEVTNAADIPADILDLAGRLALSSHHPVAAAVAQAAGAKSPILSAVEEAGQGVRAVVDDVEIRLGRPSFCGAEALVSGTDLDPEASVVVFSKGGEKFILSVRQGLRPDAQAVIAALKARNIGIEILSGDREPAVRAAADALGIPEWCAGVTPADKIARIEELKQRGAKVLMVGDGMNDAPSLAAAHVSMSPISGAHLSQATADLVFLGRPLAPVVAAIDSSCQALRLMRQNLWLAIGYNVLAVPVAISGVVTPLIAAAAMSGSSVLVMLNSLRARSTSRGIA from the coding sequence ATGCAGATGACGCGGGATTTTTCCCACTATGTCCGGGCTGCGGGCGAAGGCCTCCAGCACATCGATCTCGCCGTCGAAGGCGTGCATTGCGCCGGGTGCATGGCGAAGATCGAGCGCGGGCTGTCCGCCATTCCCGACGTCACGCTGGCGCGCGTGAATCTCACCGACCGGCGCGTCGCGCTGGAATGGAAGCAGGGCACGCTCGATCCGGCCCGCTTCATCGATCGGCTCGAAGAGCTCGGCTACAAGGCCTACCCTTACGAGACCGAGAGCGCGGAGGCGACCGAGGTCGCCGAATCGCGCTTCCTGCTGCGCTGCCTCGGCGTCGCCGCGTTCGCCACCATGAACGTGATGATGCTGTCGATCCCGGTGTGGTCCGGCAATGTCTCGGACATGCTGCCGGAGCAGCGCGATTTCTTCCACTGGTTGTCGGCGCTGATCGCGCTGCCGGCGGCGGTCTATGCCGGCCAGCCGTTCTTCCGCTCGGCCTGGCGCGCGCTGTCGGCCAAGACCACCAACATGGACGTGCCGATCTCGATCGGCGTGTGCCTTGCGCTGGGCATGTCCGTGGTCGAGACTATCAACCACGCCGAGCACGCCTATTTCGACGCGGCGATCATGCTGCTGACTTTCCTCCTGGTTGGGCGCTTCCTCGACCAGAACATGCGGCGGCGGACCCGCGCGGTCGCCGGCAATCTCGCCGCGCTCAAGGCTGAGACCGCGGCCAAGTTCGTCGGCCCCGATGAAATCTCGCAGGTGCCGGTCGCCGCGATTCATCCCGGCGACATCGTGCTCTTGCGGCCCGGCGAGCGCTGCGCCGTCGACGGCACCGTAATCGAGGGGCATTCCGAGATCGATCAAAGCCTGATCACCGGCGAGACGCTCTATGTCACGGCCGAGCACGACACGCCGGTCTATGCCGGCTCCATGAACATCTCCGGCACGCTGCGGGTGCGGGTCTCGGCGGCCTCCGAAGCGACGCTGCTCGCCGAGATCACGCGGCTACTCGACAACGCGCTCCAGGCGCGCTCGCGCTACATGCGGCTCGCCGACCGCGCCTCGCGGCTCTATGCGCCGGTGGTGCATGCGACCGCGCTGATCACCATTTTGGGCTGGGTCATTGCGGGCGCAAGCTGGCATGATGCGATCGTTACCGGCGTTGCAGTGCTGATCATCACCTGTCCTTGCGCGCTCGGGCTTGCGATTCCGACGGTGCAGACGATCGCCTCGGGCGCGATGTTCAAGTCCGGCGTGTTGCTCAATTCGGGCGATGCCATCGAACGCCTCGCCGAAGTCGACCATGTCATCTTCGACAAGACCGGCACGCTGACGCTGCCGGATCTCGAAGTCACGAACGCGGCCGATATTCCGGCAGATATCCTCGATCTCGCCGGCCGGCTCGCGTTGTCGAGCCATCATCCTGTCGCAGCTGCGGTGGCGCAGGCTGCGGGTGCCAAATCGCCCATCCTCAGTGCGGTCGAAGAGGCCGGGCAGGGCGTGCGTGCTGTGGTCGATGATGTCGAAATCCGACTCGGCCGTCCGTCTTTCTGCGGTGCCGAGGCATTGGTCAGTGGCACCGATCTCGATCCAGAGGCGTCCGTCGTGGTCTTCAGCAAGGGCGGCGAAAAGTTCATCCTCTCCGTGCGCCAGGGCCTGCGTCCGGATGCGCAAGCGGTGATCGCGGCGCTGAAGGCGCGCAACATCGGCATCGAGATCCTGTCCGGCGATCGCGAACCGGCGGTGAGGGCGGCGGCCGACGCCCTCGGCATTCCCGAGTGGTGCGCCGGCGTCACCCCTGCCGACAAGATCGCGCGGATCGAGGAGTTGAAGCAGCGGGGCGCAAAAGTGCTGATGGTTGGCGACGGCATGAACGATGCGCCCTCGCTTGCGGCAGCTCACGTCTCGATGTCGCCGATCTCGGGCGCGCATCTCAGCCAGGCGACCGCCGATCTGGTCTTCCTCGGCCGGCCGTTGGCTCCGGTCGTCGCGGCGATCGACTCTTCGTGCCAGGCGCTGCGCCTGATGCGGCAAAACCTTTGGCTTGCGATCGGCTATAACGTCCTGGCGGTGCCGGTCGCGATCAGCGGCGTGGTGACGCCCCTGATTGCGGCGGCGGCCATGAGCGGATCGTCAGTCCTGGTCATGCTAAATTCGCTGCGCGCACGCAGCACTTCGCGGGGGATCGCGTGA
- the ccoS gene encoding cbb3-type cytochrome oxidase assembly protein CcoS codes for MEILLILVPLMLALGGAGLIAFLWSLRSGQYDDLEGAAWRAVGEDRPPKEAQG; via the coding sequence ATGGAAATTCTGCTGATCCTAGTTCCGCTGATGCTGGCACTCGGAGGTGCCGGTCTCATCGCCTTCCTCTGGTCGCTCCGGAGTGGCCAGTATGACGATCTCGAGGGCGCAGCGTGGCGGGCCGTCGGCGAGGACCGGCCGCCGAAGGAGGCGCAGGGTTAG